A genome region from Microbacterium sp. CGR2 includes the following:
- a CDS encoding non-heme iron oxygenase ferredoxin subunit: protein MSAERVCGVADLEQDMPIRVDPGGVPITVIKDGEGVIHAIGDVCTHGDISLSEGFVEGDTVECWAHGSAFSLITGKPQNLPAYEPVPVYVVEIDGDDVLIDPTVTKEV from the coding sequence GTGAGCGCCGAGCGCGTCTGCGGTGTCGCAGACCTCGAGCAGGACATGCCCATCCGGGTCGACCCGGGCGGCGTGCCCATCACCGTCATCAAAGACGGCGAAGGCGTGATCCATGCCATCGGCGACGTGTGCACCCATGGCGACATCTCTCTCTCCGAGGGTTTCGTCGAAGGCGACACGGTGGAATGCTGGGCTCACGGCTCCGCGTTCTCCCTGATCACCGGAAAACCCCAGAACCTCCCCGCTTATGAGCCCGTCCCGGTCTACGTCGTCGAGATCGACGGCGACGACGTGCTCATCGACCCGACCGTGACGAAGGAAGTCTGA
- the sufB gene encoding Fe-S cluster assembly protein SufB, translating to MSDVLIDRPELEGLGVYEFGWHDEDAAGAIAKRGISEDVVRGISALKQEPEWMLKTRLKGYQLFGKKPMPTWGADLSEIDFDNIKYFVRSTEKQAQSWEDLPVEIRETYERLGIPEAERQRLVAGVAAQYESEVVYHQIREDLEQQGVIFMDTDTALREHPEFFEEYFGTVIPAGDNKFAALNTAVWSGGSFVYVPKGVHVEIPLQAYFRINTENMGQFERTLIIADEDSYIHYIEGCTAPIYKSDSLHSAVVEIIVKKNARVRYTTIQNWSNNVYNLVTKRAVAHEGATMEWVDGNIGSKVTMKYPSIYLMGEHAKGETLSVAFAGPGQHQDAGAKMIHMAPYTQSSIVSKSIARGGGRAGYRGEVRVDANAHHSANTVRCDALLVDTKSRSDTYPAIDIRVDDVQLGHEATVSKVSEEQLFYLQSRGMPEDEAMAMIVRGFIEPIARELPMEYAMELNKLIEMGMEGSVG from the coding sequence ATGTCGGATGTGCTGATCGACCGCCCGGAGCTCGAAGGGCTGGGGGTGTACGAATTCGGCTGGCATGATGAGGATGCCGCTGGCGCGATCGCGAAGCGCGGTATCTCCGAAGACGTCGTCCGCGGAATTTCGGCTCTCAAGCAAGAGCCGGAATGGATGCTGAAGACCCGTCTCAAGGGATACCAGCTCTTCGGCAAGAAGCCGATGCCGACCTGGGGTGCAGACCTCAGCGAGATCGACTTCGACAACATCAAATACTTCGTGCGCTCCACCGAGAAGCAGGCGCAGTCCTGGGAGGACCTGCCTGTGGAGATCCGGGAGACGTACGAGCGGCTCGGGATCCCCGAGGCCGAGCGCCAGCGTCTCGTCGCCGGCGTCGCCGCGCAGTACGAGTCCGAGGTCGTCTACCACCAGATCCGCGAGGATCTGGAGCAGCAGGGTGTCATCTTCATGGACACCGACACCGCGCTCCGTGAGCACCCCGAGTTCTTCGAAGAGTACTTCGGCACCGTCATCCCCGCCGGGGACAACAAGTTCGCCGCGCTCAACACCGCGGTCTGGTCGGGCGGTTCCTTCGTGTACGTGCCCAAGGGCGTCCACGTCGAGATCCCGCTGCAGGCGTACTTCCGCATCAACACCGAGAACATGGGCCAGTTCGAGCGGACCCTGATCATCGCCGACGAAGACAGCTACATCCACTACATCGAGGGCTGCACGGCCCCGATCTACAAGTCGGACTCGCTGCACTCCGCCGTGGTCGAGATCATCGTGAAGAAGAACGCCCGCGTGCGCTACACGACGATCCAGAACTGGTCGAACAACGTCTACAACCTGGTCACCAAGCGTGCGGTCGCACACGAGGGCGCGACCATGGAGTGGGTCGACGGCAACATCGGCTCCAAGGTGACGATGAAGTACCCGTCCATCTACCTGATGGGTGAGCACGCCAAGGGCGAGACGCTCTCCGTCGCCTTCGCGGGCCCCGGACAGCATCAGGACGCCGGCGCCAAGATGATCCACATGGCGCCGTACACCCAGTCGTCGATCGTCTCGAAGTCGATCGCTCGTGGTGGCGGCCGCGCCGGCTACCGCGGCGAGGTTCGAGTGGACGCGAATGCGCACCACTCGGCCAACACCGTGCGCTGTGACGCTCTGCTCGTCGACACCAAGTCACGCTCGGACACGTATCCGGCGATCGACATCCGGGTCGACGACGTGCAGCTCGGTCACGAGGCCACCGTGTCGAAGGTGAGCGAGGAGCAGCTGTTCTACCTGCAGTCCCGCGGCATGCCCGAGGACGAGGCGATGGCGATGATCGTGCGCGGCTTCATCGAGCCGATCGCACGAGAGCTGCCGATGGAGTACGCGATGGAGTTGAACAAGCTCATCGAGATGGGCATGGAAGGCAGTGTCGGCTAG
- a CDS encoding MalY/PatB family protein yields MQRVTALPLADLRRRSSEKWREYPADVLPLFVAETDFPLAPAITATLRRAVDAGDTGYVASRTPLANSFAAFAHRRFGWDPDPARMRSTADVSMGIVEILRRVTQPGDRVVVTPPVYPPFYELVAEAGAEVERVPLRDTGSAWELDLDGIRSAFEDGARALLLCNPHNPTGTVHTREALADLAELADQFGATVVSDEIHAPLAQPGTGFTPFLAAGDAARRVGFAVVSASKAFNLAGLKCALMVTADEPTSAIVRRLPVEVEWRTGQFGLLAAVAAFAEESDEWLDGLLHTLDENRRLLGELLESRLPGARYRIPDAGYLAWIDLSELGWGDNPAKRILKEAKVALHFGPAFGAEGAGHVRLNFGTSPEIITEAIDRIARLVDR; encoded by the coding sequence ATGCAGCGGGTCACCGCTCTGCCTTTGGCGGATCTCCGCAGACGCAGCAGTGAGAAGTGGCGGGAGTATCCCGCGGATGTTCTGCCGTTGTTCGTCGCGGAGACCGACTTCCCGTTGGCGCCGGCGATCACCGCGACGCTTCGGCGCGCCGTCGACGCGGGAGACACCGGATACGTCGCGTCGCGCACCCCGCTCGCGAATTCCTTCGCCGCATTCGCGCACCGACGTTTCGGGTGGGACCCCGATCCCGCTCGGATGCGGAGCACCGCCGACGTGAGCATGGGGATCGTGGAGATCCTGCGCCGCGTCACGCAGCCCGGGGATCGGGTGGTGGTGACGCCGCCCGTATACCCGCCGTTCTACGAGCTCGTCGCCGAGGCCGGAGCGGAGGTGGAAAGGGTTCCGCTCCGGGACACCGGCTCGGCATGGGAGCTCGATCTCGACGGCATCCGCTCTGCCTTCGAAGACGGCGCGAGGGCGCTCCTGCTCTGCAACCCACACAACCCGACGGGCACCGTCCACACCCGTGAGGCCCTCGCCGACCTCGCCGAGCTTGCCGACCAGTTCGGAGCCACGGTGGTCTCGGACGAGATCCATGCACCACTGGCGCAGCCGGGCACCGGTTTCACACCCTTCCTGGCCGCGGGCGACGCCGCTCGACGCGTGGGATTCGCCGTCGTCAGCGCAAGCAAGGCCTTCAACCTCGCCGGCCTCAAGTGCGCCCTGATGGTCACCGCCGACGAGCCGACGAGCGCGATCGTCCGCCGCCTCCCGGTCGAGGTCGAGTGGCGCACCGGTCAGTTCGGTCTGCTGGCTGCCGTGGCCGCGTTCGCCGAGGAGAGCGACGAGTGGCTTGACGGCTTGCTCCACACTCTCGATGAGAATCGCCGGCTCTTGGGCGAGTTGCTGGAATCACGCCTTCCCGGCGCGCGCTACCGCATCCCCGACGCCGGTTATCTCGCCTGGATCGATCTGTCCGAGTTGGGCTGGGGAGACAATCCGGCAAAGCGCATCCTGAAGGAGGCGAAGGTCGCGCTGCACTTCGGTCCGGCCTTCGGCGCGGAAGGTGCGGGGCACGTCCGGCTGAACTTCGGGACGAGTCCGGAGATCATCACCGAGGCGATCGATCGCATCGCGCGTCTCGTCGACCGATGA
- the sufC gene encoding Fe-S cluster assembly ATPase SufC produces the protein MSVLEIRDLYVTVETEAGATPILNGITLTMNTGETHAIMGPNGSGKSTLAYTIAGHPKYTVTSGSITFDGQDVLAMSVDERARAGLFLAMQYPVEIPGVTVTNFLRTAKTALDGEAPAIRGWTKDVKASMANLRMDPKFAQRNVNEGFSGGEKKRHEILQLEVLKPKFAILDETDSGLDVDALKIVSEGVNRAKESTGLGVLLITHYTRILRYIRPDFVHVVVAGKIVEEGGPELADRLEDEGYDRFLDPAAPIEA, from the coding sequence ATGTCTGTTCTCGAGATCCGCGACCTGTACGTGACGGTCGAGACCGAGGCGGGGGCCACCCCGATCCTCAACGGAATCACGCTCACCATGAACACCGGTGAGACGCACGCGATCATGGGCCCCAACGGCTCGGGCAAGTCGACGCTCGCGTACACGATCGCCGGGCACCCGAAGTACACGGTGACCTCCGGTTCGATCACGTTCGACGGCCAGGACGTCCTGGCGATGAGCGTGGACGAGCGCGCCCGCGCAGGGCTGTTCCTCGCCATGCAGTACCCGGTGGAGATCCCCGGTGTGACGGTGACGAACTTCCTCCGCACGGCGAAGACCGCGCTCGACGGCGAAGCACCCGCGATCCGCGGCTGGACTAAGGACGTCAAGGCGTCGATGGCCAACCTGCGCATGGACCCGAAGTTCGCTCAGCGCAACGTCAACGAAGGCTTCTCCGGTGGCGAGAAGAAGCGCCACGAGATCCTCCAGCTCGAGGTGCTCAAGCCGAAGTTCGCCATTCTCGACGAGACCGACTCCGGCCTCGACGTCGACGCGCTGAAGATCGTTTCCGAGGGTGTCAACCGAGCGAAGGAGTCCACGGGACTCGGCGTGCTCCTCATCACTCACTACACGCGCATCCTCCGCTACATCCGGCCCGACTTCGTTCACGTCGTCGTCGCGGGAAAGATCGTCGAAGAGGGCGGCCCGGAGCTTGCTGACCGGCTCGAGGACGAGGGCTACGACCGTTTCCTCGACCCCGCTGCCCCCATCGAGGCGTAG
- the sufD gene encoding Fe-S cluster assembly protein SufD, producing MVAQATASEETQHTNAHVDPAARVTAAGFTPIQTRSERPHSFEPNDFGVPTGREVNWKHTPVAQLRPLFSAATANDGIRYTFGAGEQYVSAPLAVGDAPRGEVFLAEDITSAVAWQGSPEALHIRIPREEEVAEPVLLSLAGLGADRRADAHIVIEALEHSSATVVLQHTGSAQYVQNLEIIVRDGAKLTVISLQQWEDDALHASAHQARVGADATLKHFVVTFGGGVVRVNPNLELAGAGSEGYMYGLSYADAGQHFESQVYLHHKGPHTKGDVLYKGALQGKNAHSVWIGDVLIGANATGTDSYEANRNLVLTEGARADSIPNLEIETGDILGAGHASATGRFDDEQLFYLQARGISEEEARRLVVLGFLTDIVQRLGIPALEAELLDAIETELSVVSA from the coding sequence ATGGTGGCTCAGGCTACGGCGTCCGAAGAGACGCAGCATACGAACGCGCACGTAGATCCGGCGGCCCGGGTGACGGCGGCCGGTTTCACTCCGATCCAGACCCGGTCCGAGCGCCCGCACTCGTTCGAACCGAATGACTTCGGCGTACCCACCGGTCGCGAGGTCAACTGGAAGCACACTCCGGTGGCTCAGCTGAGGCCGTTGTTCTCGGCAGCGACCGCGAACGACGGCATCCGCTACACGTTCGGCGCGGGTGAGCAGTACGTCTCCGCACCGCTCGCCGTGGGCGACGCACCCCGCGGTGAGGTGTTCCTCGCCGAAGACATCACGTCGGCTGTCGCGTGGCAGGGTTCGCCCGAAGCGCTGCACATCCGGATTCCCCGTGAGGAAGAGGTCGCGGAGCCCGTGCTGCTGTCGCTCGCCGGGCTGGGCGCCGACCGTCGCGCGGACGCGCACATCGTGATCGAGGCCCTTGAGCACAGCTCCGCCACCGTCGTGCTGCAGCACACCGGTTCGGCGCAGTACGTGCAGAACCTCGAGATCATCGTCCGCGACGGGGCGAAGCTCACGGTCATCAGCCTGCAGCAGTGGGAAGATGACGCGCTGCATGCCTCGGCGCACCAGGCGCGTGTCGGTGCAGACGCCACACTGAAGCACTTCGTGGTCACCTTCGGTGGCGGCGTGGTCCGGGTGAACCCCAATCTGGAGTTGGCGGGCGCGGGATCCGAGGGGTACATGTACGGGCTCTCTTACGCGGATGCCGGTCAGCACTTCGAGAGCCAGGTCTACCTGCACCACAAGGGCCCGCACACCAAGGGCGACGTGCTCTACAAGGGTGCGCTGCAGGGAAAGAATGCGCACAGCGTCTGGATCGGCGACGTGCTCATCGGCGCGAACGCCACGGGCACCGACTCCTATGAAGCCAACCGCAACCTCGTACTCACCGAGGGCGCTCGTGCAGACTCGATCCCGAACCTCGAGATCGAGACCGGCGACATCCTCGGTGCCGGGCACGCCAGCGCGACGGGTCGCTTCGACGACGAGCAGCTGTTCTACCTGCAGGCGCGCGGTATCAGTGAAGAAGAAGCGCGACGCCTCGTGGTGCTCGGATTCCTCACCGACATCGTTCAGCGCCTCGGCATCCCCGCGCTCGAAGCCGAACTGCTCGACGCGATCGAGACCGAGCTGTCGGTGGTGAGCGCGTGA
- a CDS encoding metal-sulfur cluster assembly factor — protein sequence MTATLADQKYDEVTEALKDVMDPELGINVVDLGLIYDLAWDDENDALVIHMTLTSAGCPLTDVLEEQTAQALDNVVDRFRINWVWMPPWGPEKITDDGRDMMRALGFAI from the coding sequence ATGACCGCGACGCTCGCAGACCAGAAATACGACGAGGTCACCGAAGCCCTGAAAGACGTCATGGATCCCGAGCTGGGGATCAATGTCGTCGACCTCGGGCTCATCTACGATCTCGCGTGGGATGACGAGAACGACGCTCTCGTCATCCACATGACGCTGACCAGCGCCGGCTGCCCGCTCACCGACGTGCTCGAGGAGCAGACCGCACAGGCGCTGGACAACGTCGTGGATCGCTTCCGCATCAACTGGGTGTGGATGCCGCCGTGGGGCCCCGAGAAGATCACCGACGACGGTCGCGACATGATGCGCGCACTCGGTTTCGCGATCTAG
- a CDS encoding acyltransferase, with the protein MAIVQAPHTAAPLPPQTARRDTGIDFLRALCVLGVVLLHAIMVGVTVTEGTPVFDNASDGSWWIVPVSWLLQVMPMFFVIGGFTGLLAYRRRKVRGGRATAFVAGRLHRLLRPAVFTVAVIGLALAVLTVVGVPAELIAVAGFRYGQPLWFLAVFLLCQALIPVLAALHERAPYRTIGALVAASVLVDAARAVSGFDGLGFLNLAFVWMALQQLGFFVADGRIEALSRQIRIAAGVGALIALAITFATGIYSPDLIANINPPTAALLLVGVVHTSVLSLSRDRLERVSRRPLAAASTQFVTRRAMTIYLWHMPVLLAMAGASAVFALATGALLPAPGSADWWLSRPLWLVTAVALSALAAIAFTRFETQPAPEETRSAGRLFVATLLGLIGLVLLLAVGTTVSTAVIAVALLAGSLRLARRGPSASDPVPSPGTRQSARVSAP; encoded by the coding sequence ATGGCCATCGTTCAGGCGCCGCACACGGCGGCTCCCCTGCCCCCGCAGACAGCACGACGCGACACCGGAATCGATTTCCTCCGGGCGCTGTGCGTCCTGGGAGTGGTGCTGCTGCACGCGATCATGGTCGGAGTGACTGTCACCGAGGGGACGCCGGTGTTCGACAACGCCAGCGACGGCAGCTGGTGGATCGTGCCGGTGAGCTGGCTGCTGCAGGTGATGCCGATGTTCTTCGTGATCGGCGGCTTCACCGGCCTGCTCGCCTATCGACGTCGGAAGGTCCGCGGCGGCAGGGCGACGGCGTTCGTCGCGGGACGACTGCACCGCCTCCTTCGCCCGGCGGTCTTCACCGTCGCGGTCATCGGCCTTGCTCTGGCGGTGCTCACGGTTGTCGGAGTCCCGGCCGAACTCATCGCGGTCGCCGGCTTCCGCTACGGGCAGCCGCTCTGGTTCCTCGCGGTCTTCCTTCTCTGCCAGGCGCTGATCCCGGTTCTCGCTGCCCTGCACGAGCGGGCCCCCTACCGCACGATCGGGGCCCTGGTGGCCGCATCGGTCCTCGTCGATGCCGCACGCGCCGTCAGCGGCTTCGACGGCCTCGGATTTCTGAACTTGGCCTTCGTCTGGATGGCGCTGCAGCAACTCGGCTTCTTCGTCGCAGACGGCCGTATCGAAGCCCTCAGCCGCCAGATCCGCATCGCGGCCGGCGTCGGCGCTCTCATCGCGCTCGCCATCACCTTCGCCACGGGAATCTACTCTCCCGATCTCATCGCCAACATCAACCCGCCGACAGCCGCCCTCCTGCTCGTGGGAGTCGTTCACACCAGTGTGCTCTCGCTGTCTCGCGACCGACTGGAGCGCGTGAGTCGTCGCCCGCTCGCGGCAGCGTCCACGCAATTCGTCACCCGACGCGCCATGACCATCTACCTCTGGCATATGCCGGTCCTGCTGGCGATGGCCGGCGCCTCCGCCGTGTTCGCCCTCGCGACGGGCGCGCTCCTCCCGGCACCCGGCAGCGCGGACTGGTGGCTCAGTCGCCCGCTCTGGCTCGTGACGGCGGTGGCACTGTCGGCTCTGGCCGCGATCGCGTTCACTCGGTTCGAGACGCAGCCTGCGCCGGAGGAGACGCGCTCTGCCGGGCGGCTGTTCGTCGCCACGCTGCTGGGCTTGATCGGTCTCGTGCTGCTCCTGGCCGTCGGGACGACCGTCTCGACCGCGGTGATCGCGGTCGCTCTCCTCGCCGGGTCGCTTCGCCTCGCCCGGCGCGGGCCCTCGGCATCCGACCCCGTCCCGTCCCCCGGCACCCGTCAGAGCGCCCGCGTCTCCGCCCCGTGA
- a CDS encoding response regulator transcription factor, giving the protein MTINVLIADDQAMVRAGFAALLDAHDGIRVAGQAANGAEAVALAARLDPDVILMDVRMPELDGIEATRRILGPSYPAAHVPRILMLTTFDIDDYVYDALEAGASGFLLKDALPEELVHAVRVVAGGDALLAPSVTRRMIEQFAGRRPRAHRSSTVLADLTEREREVLVLIGAGRSNTEIAAQLFIAEQTVKTHVGKVLAKLQLRDRVHAVILAYDTGLVEPST; this is encoded by the coding sequence GTGACGATCAACGTGCTCATCGCCGACGATCAGGCCATGGTCCGCGCCGGCTTCGCCGCACTGCTCGACGCTCATGACGGCATCCGAGTGGCAGGACAGGCCGCCAACGGCGCCGAGGCGGTCGCACTGGCAGCGCGCCTCGACCCCGACGTGATCCTCATGGACGTGCGGATGCCCGAGCTGGACGGAATCGAGGCGACCCGCCGAATCCTCGGCCCCTCCTATCCGGCCGCTCATGTCCCCCGCATCCTGATGCTCACCACGTTCGACATCGACGACTACGTCTACGATGCGCTCGAGGCGGGCGCCAGCGGATTCCTGCTCAAGGATGCCCTCCCGGAAGAGCTCGTTCATGCGGTTCGCGTGGTCGCAGGCGGTGACGCCCTCCTCGCGCCGAGCGTCACTCGCCGCATGATCGAGCAGTTCGCCGGGCGACGGCCACGAGCGCATCGATCGTCGACCGTCCTCGCCGACCTCACCGAACGCGAGCGCGAAGTGCTCGTCCTCATCGGCGCCGGCCGCTCGAACACGGAGATCGCGGCGCAGCTGTTCATCGCCGAGCAGACGGTGAAGACCCACGTCGGCAAGGTGCTCGCGAAACTCCAACTCCGCGACCGCGTGCACGCCGTGATCCTCGCGTACGACACCGGGCTCGTCGAACCTTCGACCTGA
- a CDS encoding sensor histidine kinase, translated as MARRRERTARRPRISRRTSALTALVTALSVLYAILVPIQAALSGTHLALAFLLGAGLCAAPFIAIARPRRAVLLFTVSALLLPLTVVTDLATESPWPWSVPALLVFLLLVGVVAFLHGAKLGAASLALGVAASLAAPLIRPDMVARADSASSATANLIVTASVGAAVFLIALLLAGRMRVAEELTREKEHSALEESRRALVEERTRIARELHDVVAHTMSVIQVQSSTARYRLPGLDTAVAAEFDDIAATARTSLAEMRRMLGVLRTEDQSAELTPQQGIDDVPALVDSIRRAGVDVGLSVEGAAAATHASPAVQIASFRIIQEALSNAVRHAPGTGITVRLQADAAMIRLRVHNGSPSQVPEPSGTGYGLRGMRERAELLGGTFTAGPDSDGGWMVTAALPFSTDDAIPRGTSTDKETP; from the coding sequence ATGGCACGACGCCGAGAGCGCACCGCGCGACGTCCGCGGATCAGCCGTCGCACCTCCGCCCTCACGGCGCTGGTGACGGCGCTGTCCGTGCTGTACGCCATCCTCGTGCCGATCCAGGCGGCGCTGTCCGGCACACACCTCGCGCTGGCTTTCCTCCTCGGGGCCGGTCTGTGCGCCGCGCCGTTCATCGCGATCGCTCGACCGCGCAGAGCGGTGCTGCTCTTCACCGTCTCGGCGCTCCTCCTGCCCCTGACGGTCGTCACCGACCTCGCAACCGAGTCTCCCTGGCCGTGGTCGGTTCCCGCGTTGCTGGTGTTCCTCCTCCTCGTCGGTGTGGTCGCCTTCCTGCACGGCGCCAAGCTCGGTGCTGCGTCCCTCGCGCTCGGCGTCGCCGCGTCGCTCGCCGCACCGCTCATCCGCCCGGACATGGTCGCCAGAGCGGATTCCGCGAGCAGCGCCACCGCGAATCTGATCGTGACCGCCAGCGTCGGCGCAGCGGTGTTCCTGATCGCTCTTCTCCTCGCGGGGAGGATGCGCGTCGCCGAGGAGCTGACCCGCGAGAAAGAACACAGCGCGCTGGAGGAATCACGTCGCGCCCTCGTCGAGGAGCGCACGCGCATCGCCCGTGAACTCCACGACGTCGTCGCCCACACCATGTCGGTGATCCAGGTGCAGTCGTCCACCGCGCGCTACCGTCTTCCGGGCCTGGACACCGCCGTTGCTGCGGAGTTCGACGACATCGCCGCCACCGCCCGGACGTCGCTCGCGGAGATGCGGCGGATGCTGGGCGTTCTCCGCACCGAGGATCAGTCCGCCGAGCTCACCCCCCAGCAAGGCATCGACGACGTCCCGGCCCTCGTCGACAGCATCCGTCGCGCCGGCGTGGATGTGGGACTCTCCGTCGAGGGAGCGGCTGCGGCGACGCACGCGTCGCCCGCCGTGCAGATCGCCAGCTTCCGCATCATTCAGGAGGCGTTGAGCAACGCGGTTCGGCACGCGCCCGGCACGGGGATCACCGTCCGGCTGCAGGCGGATGCCGCGATGATCCGTCTTCGCGTGCACAACGGCTCGCCATCGCAGGTCCCGGAGCCCAGCGGCACGGGCTACGGCCTCCGCGGCATGCGCGAGCGCGCAGAGCTCCTGGGCGGCACCTTCACCGCCGGTCCCGACAGCGATGGCGGGTGGATGGTGACAGCCGCACTTCCGTTCTCCACCGATGACGCGATTCCTCGCGGCACTTCGACCGACAAGGAGACACCGTGA
- a CDS encoding MFS transporter → MTLPDTAASIWDRHRIWVTLGAVALIFLGAIEALAVTTVMPLVSAALNGEALYAVAFAGTLATSVIGMVAAGAWADARGPRGALYVAVSLFIVGLLISGFASTMEQFLIGRLVQGLGAGGQTVALYVVVARLYPAHLHGRIFAAFAAAWVVPSMIGPFLAGAVAEYLDWRWAFLGVAVLTAVAFLMIAVRLRGVGLGHGEPQDGRALITRLLLAVVVAVLAVVIGFSADMPPTTGWPVALGAVALIGFAVLPLLPRGTLRAGEGLPSVVLMRGIAASAFFAAEAYIPYLLMERFAFTATWAGIALMLAAFAWAGASALQGKYGELLGNRRITLISVSLLLVALLCVLFAAVFAVAPGAVILGWAFAGGGMGLLYPRLTVLTLAYSDESNQGFNSSALSISDSTTSAVAIALAGLGVATLGGGADAFWVVFAFCVGLVLLAVVPGLRLGHGAETRAL, encoded by the coding sequence ATGACACTTCCTGATACCGCCGCGTCGATCTGGGACCGCCACCGCATCTGGGTGACCCTGGGCGCGGTGGCGCTGATCTTCCTCGGGGCGATCGAGGCGCTGGCGGTGACCACCGTCATGCCGTTGGTCAGCGCAGCGCTGAACGGCGAGGCGCTCTACGCGGTGGCCTTCGCCGGAACCCTGGCGACGAGCGTGATCGGCATGGTCGCCGCAGGCGCGTGGGCCGATGCCCGTGGCCCGCGCGGCGCCTTGTACGTGGCGGTGTCGCTGTTCATCGTCGGCCTGCTCATCTCAGGTTTCGCCTCGACCATGGAGCAGTTCCTCATCGGGCGCCTCGTCCAAGGTCTCGGCGCCGGTGGCCAGACGGTCGCTCTGTACGTCGTGGTGGCGCGCCTCTATCCGGCGCACCTGCACGGGCGGATCTTCGCCGCGTTCGCTGCCGCCTGGGTCGTTCCGTCGATGATCGGTCCGTTCCTGGCGGGAGCGGTCGCAGAGTACCTCGACTGGCGGTGGGCGTTCCTCGGGGTCGCGGTGTTGACGGCCGTGGCGTTCCTCATGATCGCGGTGCGCCTGCGGGGCGTCGGCCTCGGTCACGGCGAGCCTCAGGACGGACGCGCCTTGATCACCCGGCTGCTGCTCGCCGTGGTCGTCGCGGTCCTCGCTGTCGTCATCGGGTTCTCCGCAGACATGCCACCCACGACCGGATGGCCCGTCGCGCTCGGAGCGGTGGCCCTGATCGGCTTCGCTGTGCTCCCACTGCTGCCCCGGGGGACACTGCGGGCGGGAGAGGGGCTCCCGAGTGTCGTGCTGATGCGTGGCATCGCAGCCAGTGCGTTCTTCGCGGCGGAAGCGTACATCCCGTATCTGCTGATGGAACGTTTCGCGTTCACCGCGACCTGGGCGGGTATCGCGCTGATGCTCGCGGCGTTCGCGTGGGCGGGAGCATCCGCTCTGCAGGGGAAGTACGGCGAGCTGCTGGGTAACCGTCGCATCACTCTGATCAGTGTGAGCCTGCTGCTGGTGGCTCTTCTGTGCGTCCTGTTCGCTGCCGTCTTCGCTGTGGCCCCCGGTGCGGTCATCCTCGGCTGGGCGTTCGCCGGAGGAGGCATGGGGTTGCTGTACCCGCGCCTCACGGTGCTGACGCTGGCGTACTCCGATGAGAGCAACCAGGGGTTCAATTCGTCCGCGCTGTCGATCTCCGATTCGACGACGTCCGCTGTCGCCATCGCCCTCGCAGGCCTCGGCGTGGCGACGCTCGGTGGCGGTGCAGACGCCTTCTGGGTGGTCTTCGCGTTCTGTGTCGGATTGGTGCTGCTGGCGGTGGTGCCCGGCCTCCGGCTCGGTCACGGGGCGGAGACGCGGGCGCTCTGA